In the Armatimonas rosea genome, one interval contains:
- a CDS encoding DUF6398 domain-containing protein, producing the protein MGRKAGVVDPRVAVAQETLSAMIVDFCRVHLNQECQKLCLKLLATWTKHDPDALLRGKLAVSAAAVVHTIASLNGLFYRDSRPSVSATEIAAGFGVSVGGVNTRVNALKQTMQASGVPVEKYLTKRGKEQRESIESLYAEMMGMAQGLQNLGELDGVASVDSDGNFYDAERSVMHAFYDLMAEVDDVGEEPTEAQVPALRQLIAQDPDFYDTYVALGNILGGDEGRELQRDACTRALGRIRSNSFVRHVPWGYLENRHLLRTILNEAIACWEDQSTENAVFLFKTLLELCPDDNLGASFYLLAVREGMSFAQFEERFMDPSGLGYVAGKLNPWFTKNSPRYPEDFAEWKQYVDSLT; encoded by the coding sequence ATGGGACGAAAAGCTGGCGTCGTCGATCCGCGGGTGGCGGTGGCGCAAGAGACACTCTCGGCGATGATCGTCGATTTTTGCCGGGTCCACCTCAACCAGGAGTGCCAGAAGCTGTGCCTCAAGCTCCTGGCGACCTGGACCAAGCACGACCCCGACGCGCTCCTGCGCGGCAAGCTTGCGGTCAGTGCCGCCGCCGTGGTGCATACGATCGCGAGCCTCAATGGGCTCTTCTACCGAGACTCGCGACCGTCGGTCTCGGCAACGGAGATCGCGGCGGGCTTTGGGGTGAGTGTCGGTGGGGTCAATACACGGGTCAATGCCCTCAAGCAGACCATGCAAGCCAGCGGTGTCCCCGTGGAGAAGTACCTCACCAAGCGCGGTAAGGAGCAACGGGAGAGCATCGAGAGCCTCTATGCCGAGATGATGGGTATGGCACAGGGGCTCCAGAACCTCGGGGAGCTGGATGGGGTTGCGTCGGTGGACAGCGACGGCAACTTCTACGACGCCGAGCGCTCGGTGATGCATGCCTTTTACGATCTCATGGCGGAAGTGGACGACGTAGGGGAAGAGCCCACCGAGGCGCAGGTTCCCGCTCTGCGTCAGCTGATTGCCCAAGACCCCGATTTCTACGACACCTATGTCGCGCTTGGTAATATTCTGGGTGGCGACGAGGGCCGGGAGCTTCAGCGCGATGCCTGTACCCGCGCCCTTGGGCGAATCCGCTCCAACTCCTTTGTTCGCCACGTGCCCTGGGGATATCTGGAGAACCGTCACCTCCTTCGTACAATCCTGAACGAGGCAATCGCCTGCTGGGAAGACCAAAGCACGGAGAACGCAGTCTTTCTCTTTAAGACGCTTCTTGAGCTCTGCCCCGACGACAACCTTGGCGCGTCGTTCTACCTCCTTGCGGTTCGGGAAGGAATGTCCTTCGCGCAGTTCGAGGAGAGGTTTATGGACCCGAGTGGCCTCGGCTATGTCGCCGGCAAGCTCAATCCCTGGTTTACAAAGAATAGCCCACGCTACCCCGAGGACTTCGCGGAATGGAAGCAGTATGTTGATTCCCTTACCTGA